A genomic region of Streptomyces rimosus contains the following coding sequences:
- a CDS encoding GSCFA domain-containing protein: MPTENPYQSLPPRSFWRTAVAEPDPADIGGLWTPKFAIGQDDVVLTAGSCFARHIGRALLERSMNWRDAEPAPPGLTEEARRARHYGVFSFRTGNIYTAAMLRQWLSWAHGETTPPDEVWTEDGRWYDPFRPAVDPEGHPSADAVRAAREATLAAVRGAVAEADCFVFTLGLTEAWVDRRDGTVQPVCPGTVRGTFDDGRYAFHNFTFDEVRRDLTHAIALARTVNPGLRVLLTVSPVPLTATATGSHALTATTYSKSVLRAVAGQLAQEHEDVDYFPAYEIVTGFPFKAGFFEPNLRTVTPEGVAFVMRQFFDALAQAPAAPRPAAPAQPAPTGEDFWCDDAVLDYYNQG; this comes from the coding sequence ATGCCGACCGAGAACCCGTACCAGTCCCTCCCGCCGCGCTCCTTCTGGCGCACCGCCGTGGCCGAGCCGGACCCGGCGGACATCGGCGGGCTGTGGACCCCGAAGTTCGCCATCGGCCAGGACGACGTGGTCCTGACCGCGGGCTCCTGCTTCGCCCGCCACATCGGCCGCGCCCTGCTCGAACGCAGCATGAACTGGCGGGACGCCGAACCGGCCCCGCCGGGACTGACCGAGGAGGCGCGCCGGGCCCGCCACTACGGCGTGTTCTCGTTCCGTACCGGCAACATCTACACCGCCGCGATGCTGCGGCAGTGGCTCTCCTGGGCCCACGGCGAGACCACACCGCCCGACGAGGTGTGGACCGAGGACGGCCGCTGGTACGACCCGTTCCGCCCAGCCGTCGACCCCGAAGGGCACCCTTCGGCGGACGCGGTACGGGCCGCCCGCGAAGCCACCCTGGCGGCGGTGCGCGGCGCCGTCGCCGAGGCGGACTGCTTCGTGTTCACGCTGGGCCTGACCGAGGCGTGGGTGGACCGCCGCGACGGCACCGTGCAGCCGGTCTGCCCCGGCACGGTGCGCGGCACCTTCGACGACGGACGGTACGCGTTCCACAACTTCACCTTCGACGAGGTCCGCCGCGACCTGACGCACGCCATCGCGCTGGCCCGCACCGTCAACCCGGGGCTGCGTGTACTGCTCACCGTCTCCCCGGTACCGCTGACCGCGACTGCCACCGGCAGCCACGCCCTGACCGCAACCACGTATTCGAAGTCCGTGCTGCGCGCCGTGGCCGGGCAGCTGGCCCAGGAACACGAGGACGTCGACTACTTCCCCGCGTACGAGATCGTCACCGGCTTCCCGTTCAAGGCCGGCTTCTTCGAGCCGAACCTGCGCACCGTCACGCCGGAGGGCGTCGCCTTCGTCATGCGCCAGTTCTTCGACGCGCTCGCCCAGGCACCGGCCGCGCCGCGGCCCGCCGCCCCCGCCCAGCCCGCACCGACCGGAGAGGACTTCTGGTGTGACGACGCCGTACTCGACTACTACAACCAGGGCTGA
- a CDS encoding TauD/TfdA dioxygenase family protein, producing the protein MEQYALDAIERVTTREPEVYDTIAVDPITPLTGAEITGLDLSKELTPGQVDELRRAFLAHHVLVFRDQELTPEDHKRLAGHFGELHPVAAPAEGSDPYVLELSTTKESRAVAGNGWHADGTADAEPSLGSMLHIIRPPEGGSGGDTLFANMHLAYELLSPAMRTFLDGLTAVHDGILPWQGQTPPADYVVPVNEHPVVARHPETGRKLLFVNGAYTSHIPQLTRGESRAVLDMLFDHIARTPLLNCRVRWAPNTLVFWDNRCLQHHATWDYYPQTRYGRRVAIKGQRPQA; encoded by the coding sequence ATGGAGCAGTACGCACTGGACGCCATCGAGCGCGTCACGACCCGCGAGCCCGAGGTCTACGACACCATCGCGGTCGACCCCATCACCCCGCTGACCGGCGCCGAGATCACCGGCCTCGACCTGTCGAAGGAGCTGACCCCCGGCCAGGTGGACGAGCTGCGGCGCGCCTTCCTCGCCCACCACGTCCTGGTCTTCCGCGACCAGGAGCTGACGCCCGAGGACCACAAGCGGCTGGCGGGCCACTTCGGCGAGCTGCACCCGGTGGCGGCCCCGGCCGAGGGCTCCGACCCGTACGTACTGGAACTGAGCACCACCAAGGAGTCGCGCGCCGTGGCGGGCAACGGCTGGCACGCCGACGGCACCGCCGACGCCGAGCCCTCGCTCGGCTCGATGCTGCACATCATCCGCCCGCCGGAGGGCGGCAGCGGCGGCGACACCCTCTTCGCCAACATGCACCTGGCGTACGAGCTGCTGTCCCCGGCCATGCGGACGTTCCTGGACGGCCTCACCGCCGTCCACGACGGCATCCTCCCCTGGCAGGGCCAGACCCCGCCGGCCGACTACGTCGTCCCCGTCAACGAGCACCCCGTCGTGGCCCGCCACCCCGAGACCGGCCGCAAGCTGCTGTTCGTCAACGGCGCCTACACCTCGCACATCCCGCAGCTCACCCGCGGCGAGAGCAGGGCCGTGCTCGACATGCTCTTCGACCACATCGCCCGCACGCCGCTGCTGAACTGCCGGGTGCGCTGGGCCCCCAACACGCTCGTTTTCTGGGACAACCGCTGCCTCCAGCACCACGCGACGTGGGACTACTACCCGCAGACACGGTACGGCCGCCGCGTCGCGATCAAGGGGCAGCGGCCTCAGGCGTGA
- a CDS encoding FUSC family protein — protein sequence MAGLRTVAAIALTLVVLAVLGTDVTHLVAGAMTAMVATFAIKEKQVRGQAVTLALGLPVALAAVSLGALLHSQVIAGDAFFVALIFGAVYCRRFGDRGTALGLIGFQTYFVSLFVGVTASALPHLALTLVIAFACSAVVRFTVVPETPQRILRWLRGAFRARVAQLVATHIELLDARPDQLDKVLDDLRRHTARLHESALMIQGRLEDGTRDQATASLLQRRIADAEIATERLGVLLLNARTAERADTLTLHLPQAPLPTAAKNEMPAEDPATVTLRRDLNALHMLVSRGASDHSGTAVAHVRNRLLGYRDEDNLPRASIAVQDVFRGIGEAARSVLGLRLALDGPQDESDDTPATTRSREEFDAEDVALAGVEEPEEDDRTGLRRPTTRAAFQIAVGSTLAIIGGEFLSAQRWYWAVLTCWVVFLNTASTGEIIIKGYRRLVGTVLGVIAGVALAGLVGNHTWTAFALILLFVFAMFFTAPLSYALMSFFVTAMLGLLYTLLNTYSLDVLILRIEETALGAACGIIAAALVLPVHTDRRTDDLLGTVLTKLDEVVAASVDQLSGGPATDLLGLSRDLDTALDDLRASTRPLTHPITPLRVRRQTVRYVVALLETSAYHARSLAATAELLPYSKTIAADPRLERVGHRIAHNIETITAHVRGEKTDAKVSSGATIISLLESDGSGAPNPGTVTYRVLRHLQRLDEGVSGLARPLGVAVEGRTDAKKERAGRK from the coding sequence ATGGCGGGACTGCGGACGGTGGCGGCCATCGCGCTCACCCTGGTCGTCCTCGCCGTCCTCGGCACCGATGTCACCCACCTGGTCGCGGGCGCCATGACGGCGATGGTCGCCACCTTCGCGATCAAGGAGAAGCAGGTACGCGGCCAGGCGGTCACCCTGGCGCTCGGCCTGCCCGTGGCGCTCGCCGCGGTCTCCCTCGGCGCGCTGCTGCACAGCCAGGTCATCGCGGGCGACGCCTTCTTCGTCGCCCTCATCTTCGGCGCCGTCTACTGCCGCCGCTTCGGCGACCGCGGCACCGCCCTGGGCCTGATCGGCTTCCAGACCTACTTCGTCTCCCTGTTCGTCGGCGTCACCGCGTCCGCCCTGCCCCACCTGGCCCTGACCCTGGTCATCGCCTTCGCGTGCAGCGCCGTCGTCCGCTTCACCGTCGTACCCGAGACGCCGCAGCGCATCCTGCGGTGGCTGCGCGGCGCCTTCCGGGCCCGGGTCGCCCAGCTGGTGGCCACCCACATCGAACTGCTCGACGCCCGCCCCGACCAGCTGGACAAGGTCCTCGACGACCTGCGGCGGCACACCGCCCGGCTGCACGAGTCGGCCCTGATGATCCAGGGCCGCCTGGAGGACGGCACCCGCGACCAGGCCACCGCCTCACTGCTCCAGCGCCGCATCGCCGACGCCGAGATCGCCACCGAGCGGCTGGGCGTCCTGCTGCTCAACGCGCGCACCGCCGAGCGCGCCGACACCCTGACCCTGCACCTGCCCCAGGCGCCGCTGCCCACCGCGGCGAAGAACGAGATGCCGGCCGAGGACCCCGCGACCGTCACCCTGCGCCGCGACCTCAACGCCCTGCACATGCTGGTCTCCCGTGGCGCCTCCGACCACTCCGGCACGGCCGTCGCCCACGTACGCAACCGCCTGCTCGGCTACCGCGACGAGGACAACCTGCCGCGCGCCTCGATCGCCGTCCAGGACGTGTTCCGCGGCATCGGCGAGGCCGCCCGCTCCGTCCTGGGCCTGCGGCTCGCGCTGGACGGCCCCCAGGACGAATCCGACGACACCCCCGCCACGACCCGCTCCCGCGAGGAGTTCGACGCCGAGGACGTCGCGCTGGCCGGCGTCGAGGAGCCCGAGGAGGACGACCGCACCGGCCTGCGGCGGCCCACCACCCGGGCCGCCTTCCAGATCGCGGTCGGCTCCACGCTCGCCATCATCGGCGGCGAGTTCCTCTCCGCCCAGCGCTGGTACTGGGCCGTGCTGACCTGCTGGGTCGTCTTCCTCAACACCGCCTCCACCGGCGAGATCATCATCAAGGGCTACCGCCGCCTGGTCGGTACGGTCCTCGGCGTCATCGCCGGTGTCGCGCTCGCGGGCCTGGTCGGCAACCACACCTGGACGGCGTTCGCGCTGATCCTGCTCTTCGTCTTCGCGATGTTCTTCACGGCGCCGCTCTCCTACGCCCTGATGTCCTTCTTCGTCACGGCGATGCTCGGCCTGCTCTACACCCTCCTGAACACCTACAGCCTCGACGTCCTCATCCTGCGCATCGAGGAAACCGCCCTCGGCGCCGCCTGCGGCATCATCGCCGCCGCCCTCGTCCTGCCGGTCCACACCGACCGCCGCACCGACGACCTCCTCGGCACGGTCCTGACCAAACTCGACGAGGTCGTCGCCGCCTCCGTCGACCAGCTCAGCGGCGGCCCCGCCACCGACCTCCTCGGCCTCTCCCGCGACCTCGACACCGCCCTCGACGACCTACGCGCCTCCACCCGCCCCCTGACCCACCCCATCACCCCCCTGCGCGTCCGCCGCCAAACCGTCCGCTACGTGGTCGCCCTCCTGGAGACCAGCGCCTACCACGCCCGCTCCCTGGCAGCCACCGCCGAACTCCTCCCCTACAGCAAAACCATCGCCGCCGACCCCCGCCTGGAACGCGTGGGCCACCGCATAGCCCACAACATCGAAACCATCACGGCACATGTACGGGGCGAGAAGACAGACGCGAAGGTGTCCTCGGGCGCCACCATCATCTCCCTCCTGGAGTCAGACGGTTCAGGCGCCCCGAACCCCGGCACGGTGACCTACCGGGTGCTGCGGCATCTCCAGCGCTTGGACGAGGGGGTCTCGGGGTTGGCCCGGCCGTTGGGGGTGGCGGTGGAGGGGCGAACCGATGCCAAGAAGGAGCGGGCTGGGAGGAAGTAA